From the genome of Malus sylvestris chromosome 6, drMalSylv7.2, whole genome shotgun sequence, one region includes:
- the LOC126627449 gene encoding autophagy-related protein 8f, producing MAKSYFKQEHDLEKRRAEAARIRDKYPDRIPVIVEKVERSDIPNIDKKKYLVPADLTVGQFVYVIRKRIKLSAEKAIFIFVDNVLPPTGAIMSAIYEEKKDEDGFLYVTYSGENTFGYQIPLCSP from the exons ATGGCAAAGAGTTACTTCAAGCAAGAACATGATCTGG AGAAGAGACGGGCAGAGGCTGCTAGGATCAGAGATAAATACCCAGATAGAATTCCA GTGATTGTGGAGAAGGTAGAAAGAAGTGATATCCCAAACATTGATAAGAAAAA GTACCTTGTCCCGGCCGATCTAACTGTGGGACAATTTGTTTATGTTATCCGCAAAAGGATCAAGTTAAGTGCAGAAAAGGCAATCTTTATATTTGTGGACAATGTGCTCCCACCAACAG GTGCAATTATGTCTGCCATATATGAAGAGAAGAAGGATGAAGACGGGTTTCTCTATGTCACGTACAGCGGTGAGAATACATTTGGTTATCAGATTCCACTGTGTAGCCCCTGA